A genomic segment from Halanaerobiales bacterium encodes:
- a CDS encoding YggT family protein — protein sequence MYMLANTIGVLFNILDWLIIGRVIISWVQPNPSNQMLRQLIKFTYQVTEPILAPIRRILPTSNIGIDFSPIVAIFALSIIRSFLIRIIV from the coding sequence ATGTACATGTTAGCAAATACAATTGGAGTTCTTTTTAATATTTTGGATTGGTTAATTATAGGTAGAGTTATTATATCCTGGGTGCAACCAAATCCTAGTAATCAAATGTTAAGACAGTTAATTAAATTTACCTATCAGGTAACAGAACCAATTTTAGCACCAATTAGAAGAATATTACCAACTTCTAATATAGGAATTGACTTTTCACCTATTGTAGCAATATTTGCCTTAAGTATTATCCGTAGTTTTTTGATTAGAATAATTGTTTAA
- the sepF gene encoding cell division protein SepF, with protein MSNKLIEWNKILEFFGLEKEDEKPPEKNSISKNSDKVVSINRKKEYKVLFYNPNKFEESKNIVKSLKNSNVVIVNLENNKKELSQKILNFVSGAVYGLNANTHKIGKNVFLFAPKNIEINGKELEDNMKNKFLSK; from the coding sequence ATGTCAAATAAATTAATAGAGTGGAATAAAATTCTTGAATTTTTTGGATTGGAAAAAGAAGATGAAAAACCTCCAGAGAAAAATTCTATATCAAAGAATTCAGATAAAGTTGTAAGTATAAATAGAAAAAAAGAATATAAGGTGTTATTTTATAATCCTAATAAATTTGAGGAATCAAAAAATATTGTTAAGAGTTTAAAAAACAGCAATGTAGTAATTGTAAATCTTGAGAATAATAAAAAGGAACTTTCCCAAAAAATATTAAATTTTGTAAGTGGAGCTGTTTATGGTTTAAATGCAAACACCCATAAAATAGGAAAAAATGTATTTTTATTTGCTCCTAAAAATATAGAGATTAATGGAAAAGAATTAGAAGATAATATGAAGAATAAGTTTTTATCAAAATAA
- a CDS encoding YggS family pyridoxal phosphate-dependent enzyme, which translates to MNKNKLKKRLKKVKSNIKKSCKKVGRNPSEITIVAVSKNHFSKKIKFFQKNNIDIFGENRVQELRRKNNKLNSEVKWHFIGHLQRNKVKYITRMDNCLMIESLDSDRLAKEINKRAKKNNRVMPVLVEVNTSGDENKYGFQVEETIDFLEKAEKKYDNLDIRGLMTIVPYLDNPEDTRPYFKKLANLKNKANKKGLNLTELSMGMTNDYQVAIEEGATIVRIGTALFGERKY; encoded by the coding sequence ATGAATAAAAACAAACTAAAAAAAAGATTAAAAAAAGTTAAAAGTAATATAAAAAAATCCTGTAAAAAAGTTGGGAGAAATCCTTCTGAAATTACTATTGTTGCAGTAAGTAAAAATCATTTTAGTAAAAAAATAAAATTTTTTCAAAAAAATAATATTGATATTTTTGGTGAGAATAGAGTTCAAGAATTAAGGAGAAAAAATAATAAATTAAATAGTGAAGTTAAATGGCATTTTATTGGTCATTTACAAAGAAATAAAGTTAAATATATTACTAGAATGGATAACTGTCTAATGATTGAATCACTTGATAGTGATAGATTGGCAAAAGAAATAAATAAAAGGGCCAAAAAAAACAATAGGGTAATGCCAGTTTTAGTTGAAGTTAATACTTCAGGTGATGAAAATAAATACGGATTTCAAGTAGAAGAAACTATTGATTTTTTAGAAAAAGCTGAAAAAAAATATGATAATCTAGATATTCGAGGATTAATGACTATTGTTCCTTATCTAGACAATCCTGAAGATACAAGACCATATTTTAAAAAATTAGCAAATTTGAAAAATAAGGCTAATAAAAAGGGTTTAAATTTAACAGAATTATCTATGGGAATGACTAATGATTATCAAGTTGCAATTGAAGAAGGAGCAACAATTGTTAGAATAGGGACAGCTTTATTTGGAGAAAGAAAATATTAG